From Bacillus basilensis, a single genomic window includes:
- a CDS encoding RNA polymerase alpha subunit C-terminal domain-containing protein has translation MATEKTLRTCEKGHEYYKSSDCPTCPTCEKEKMPKEGFLSLLSAPARRALEHHGIYTVEELSKYSEKEILKLHGMGPASLPKLRAVLEEKGLSFK, from the coding sequence ATGGCAACGGAAAAAACGTTAAGAACTTGTGAAAAGGGACATGAGTACTATAAAAGTAGCGATTGTCCAACTTGCCCAACCTGTGAGAAAGAGAAAATGCCAAAAGAAGGTTTTCTTTCTCTTCTTTCAGCGCCAGCAAGAAGGGCGCTAGAGCATCACGGAATTTATACTGTAGAAGAACTCTCAAAGTATAGCGAGAAAGAAATTTTAAAACTACATGGTATGGGACCCGCATCTTTACCTAAATTGAGAGCGGTTCTAGAGGAAAAAGGATTATCATTTAAATAA
- the gerPA gene encoding spore germination protein GerPA, with protein sequence MPAMVGHIRIVNIGSSGIFHIGDVFAIRPISYSRAFAGAGSFNVGDNVSVYNYQSATTVNDSDIVDQAIIGST encoded by the coding sequence ATGCCAGCTATGGTCGGACATATTCGTATCGTCAATATTGGATCAAGTGGTATTTTTCATATTGGGGATGTATTTGCAATTAGGCCTATTAGTTATTCACGTGCTTTCGCCGGGGCCGGCTCTTTTAACGTTGGAGATAACGTTTCTGTCTACAATTATCAAAGCGCAACGACTGTTAATGATTCAGATATCGTTGATCAAGCGATAATTGGTTCAACTTAA
- the gerPC gene encoding spore germination protein GerPC, whose product MNQDIYTYLHQLQQALQTQQAAILNLEDQVRLLQEELNELKNRPSSSVGKVEYKFDQLKVENLNGTLNIGLNPFSAKGQQIEDFQVDTETLKVNPETDTNPDFYQGILQEMHRYLDEEAYNRILHFEQEERTPLDEMYRQMMVDDIKKQMEHRLPYYLSQAQSYEGISTDPDYLRDIIIQAMKQDIDKAFLSFIQHIPGNFRKE is encoded by the coding sequence ATGAATCAAGATATATATACTTACTTACACCAACTTCAGCAAGCTCTTCAAACACAACAAGCAGCCATCCTGAATTTAGAAGATCAAGTGCGCCTATTACAAGAAGAGCTTAATGAACTAAAAAATCGCCCCTCCTCTTCTGTAGGAAAAGTGGAATACAAATTCGATCAATTAAAAGTAGAAAATTTAAATGGTACTTTAAATATTGGTTTAAACCCGTTTTCAGCAAAAGGACAGCAAATTGAGGATTTTCAAGTTGATACAGAAACTTTGAAGGTCAATCCTGAAACTGACACAAATCCAGACTTTTACCAAGGAATTCTTCAAGAAATGCATCGTTACTTAGATGAAGAAGCATATAATCGAATTCTCCATTTTGAACAAGAAGAGAGAACGCCGCTCGATGAAATGTATCGACAAATGATGGTTGATGACATAAAAAAACAGATGGAGCATAGACTTCCTTATTATTTATCACAAGCGCAATCATATGAAGGAATTTCAACAGATCCAGATTATTTACGAGATATCATTATTCAGGCAATGAAACAAGATATCGATAAAGCCTTCCTCTCCTTTATTCAACACATACCGGGCAATTTCCGAAAGGAGTAA
- a CDS encoding fumarylacetoacetate hydrolase family protein translates to MRLVTAKKEEKVFVGIVDEEREKVLHLREAQRQKGEKVTIPITMLECIERGTECFEKICDIVNWAKENEGTAYYPLTEVKILAPIPRPRKNILCVGKNYREHAIEMGGVESIPENIMIFTKAPTTVIGMDEKINSHPHATNELDYEGELAIIIGKRGKQIKKEKALEHVFGYTIINDITARDIQRKHKQFFLGKSFDTFCPMGPYLIHKSMVSEPNALHIETIVNGEVRQTSNTNKMIFSIEEIISTISKGMTLEPGDIIATGTPAGVGKGFTPPKFLHAGDEVVITVEGIGTLRNIVK, encoded by the coding sequence TTGCGTTTGGTAACGGCGAAAAAAGAAGAAAAGGTATTTGTAGGTATTGTAGATGAAGAGAGAGAAAAGGTATTGCACTTAAGGGAAGCGCAAAGGCAAAAGGGAGAAAAGGTTACAATTCCTATTACAATGTTAGAGTGTATTGAAAGAGGAACCGAATGTTTTGAAAAAATATGTGATATTGTAAATTGGGCGAAGGAAAATGAAGGAACGGCGTATTATCCGTTAACTGAGGTGAAAATATTAGCACCCATTCCAAGGCCAAGGAAGAATATTCTTTGCGTTGGAAAAAATTATCGTGAGCATGCGATAGAAATGGGCGGAGTAGAGTCAATTCCAGAAAATATAATGATCTTTACGAAAGCGCCAACGACAGTTATTGGAATGGATGAAAAAATTAATAGTCATCCTCACGCAACAAATGAACTAGACTATGAAGGCGAACTAGCTATCATCATTGGTAAGCGTGGGAAACAAATAAAAAAAGAAAAAGCGCTTGAGCATGTTTTTGGTTATACCATTATAAATGATATAACTGCTCGCGACATTCAAAGGAAGCATAAACAATTTTTCCTTGGAAAAAGTTTCGATACATTTTGTCCGATGGGACCGTATTTAATTCATAAATCAATGGTTAGTGAGCCGAATGCGTTACACATTGAAACGATAGTAAATGGGGAAGTAAGACAAACTTCAAATACAAATAAAATGATTTTTTCAATAGAAGAAATTATTTCAACGATAAGTAAAGGAATGACGTTAGAACCAGGAGATATTATCGCAACAGGAACGCCGGCTGGTGTCGGAAAAGGTTTCACACCACCGAAGTTTTTGCATGCTGGTGATGAAGTGGTCATTACAGTAGAAGGAATTGGTACTTTGCGAAATATAGTGAAATGA
- the gerPB gene encoding spore germination protein GerPB — MNFYVNQSIIINSIKIDSITTSSVFQIGTAGSIKALSKFSNTGGFTEPLRPLQSKGQIISIKPSTSSS, encoded by the coding sequence TTGAACTTTTATGTAAACCAAAGCATTATCATCAATAGCATTAAAATCGATAGTATTACAACCTCTTCTGTATTCCAAATTGGTACTGCTGGAAGTATTAAAGCTCTATCTAAATTCTCAAATACTGGCGGATTTACAGAGCCTCTTCGCCCATTACAGTCGAAAGGACAAATTATTTCTATCAAACCATCAACTAGTTCTTCTTAA
- the gerPD gene encoding spore germination protein GerPD: MNVNVVNRELKVGQIKMNGVSSSALFLIGDANLLILSSILDTPFETVTEGPFVPLVTDVPPTPG; this comes from the coding sequence ATGAATGTTAATGTTGTAAATCGCGAGTTAAAAGTCGGACAGATTAAAATGAATGGTGTATCGTCGTCCGCACTCTTTTTAATTGGAGATGCCAATCTTCTCATTCTATCTTCTATTCTCGATACACCATTTGAAACTGTTACAGAGGGGCCATTTGTACCATTAGTAACAGATGTCCCTCCTACTCCAGGTTAA
- the addB gene encoding helicase-exonuclease AddAB subunit AddB, producing MSLRFVIGRAGSGKSTLCLHEVQEELKQRPRGKTILYLVPEQMTFQTQQALIGSEDVRGSIRAQVFSFSRLAWKVLQEVGGASRLHINEAGVHMLLRKIVESRKDGLSVFQKAAEQNGFFEHLGSMIAEFKRYNVTPSNVYEMWQQLDAHSSSAEQKLLANKVYDLQLLYDDFERALIGKYLDSEDYLQLLVEKLPQSEYVNQAEIYIDGFHSFSPQELEIVRQLMICGARVTITLTIDEKTLAQPVNELDLFYETTLTYEKIKQVAREEKIEIEKTIPLMEQPRFHSQALAHLETHYEARPNEKFHGEASVTISTAANLRAEVEGVAREIRRLVADEDYRYRDIAVLLRNGESYYDVMRTLFTDYNIPHFIDEKRPMSHHPLVECIRSALEIISGNWRYDAVFRCVKTELLYPLDVRKEAMREEMDEFENYCLAYGVQGKRWTSEDPWMYRRYRSLDDTNGMITDSEREMEEKINRLRDVVRTPVIRMQKRLKRAGTVMQMCEAVYLFLEELDVPKKLEALRIRAEESGDFLFATDHEQVWEEVMSLLDTFVEMLGEEKMSLSMFTDVMSTGLEALQFANIPPSLDQVLIANIDRSRLSNVKATFVIGVNEGVIPAAPMDEGMLSDEERDVLGAAGIELAPTTRQTLLEEQFVMYQMVTRATEKLYISCPLADEEGKTLLASSFIKKIKRMFPDVKESFITNDVNDLSRSEQISYVATPEVTLSYVMQQLQTWKRYGFEGNLDFWWDVYNFYVTSDEWKQKSSRVLSSLFYRNRAQKLSTVVSRDLYGDTIKGSVSRMELFNRCAYAHFAQHGLSLRERDIFKLDAPDIGELFHAALKRIADRLLRENRTWADLSIKECEHLSAVVIEEIAPLLQRQILLSSNRHFYLKQKLQQIIFRTSIILREHAKSSGFVPVDLEVPFGMGGTGSLPPMEFSLPNGVKMEVVGRIDRVDKAEDENGTFLRIIDYKSSSKALDLTEVYYGLALQMLTYLDVVTSNAQTWMKKGGTASPAGVLYFHIHNPIVEVKGDASEAEIEKEILKKFKMKGLVLGDADVVRLMDNKLSTGSSDIISAGLKKDGSFSARSSIASEQEFNVLQKYVHHTFENIGKDITEGVIDIAPYKKGNKAACTFCNFKSVCQFDESLEDNQFRTLKDMKDSEAMEKIREEVGGE from the coding sequence ATGTCACTTCGATTTGTGATTGGTAGAGCGGGAAGTGGAAAAAGTACACTTTGTTTACACGAAGTGCAAGAAGAGTTAAAGCAGCGTCCAAGAGGGAAAACAATATTATATCTTGTGCCAGAACAGATGACATTCCAAACGCAGCAGGCGTTAATTGGTAGTGAGGATGTTAGAGGTTCTATTCGGGCACAAGTTTTTAGTTTTTCACGGTTAGCGTGGAAGGTATTGCAAGAAGTTGGTGGAGCGAGTCGTCTTCACATTAATGAAGCGGGCGTACATATGTTACTTCGTAAAATTGTAGAGTCTCGTAAAGATGGATTATCGGTGTTCCAAAAAGCAGCGGAGCAAAACGGTTTTTTTGAACATCTTGGCAGCATGATTGCGGAGTTTAAACGATATAATGTGACGCCATCTAACGTATATGAAATGTGGCAACAATTAGATGCACATAGTAGCAGTGCAGAACAAAAGCTATTAGCGAATAAAGTGTATGATTTACAGTTATTATATGATGATTTTGAACGTGCTTTAATTGGAAAGTATTTAGATTCAGAAGACTACCTGCAATTACTAGTGGAAAAGCTTCCGCAGTCTGAGTATGTAAATCAGGCTGAAATTTATATAGATGGATTTCATTCGTTTTCACCACAAGAGCTAGAAATTGTAAGACAGCTTATGATTTGCGGAGCGAGAGTTACGATTACGTTAACGATAGATGAAAAGACGTTAGCACAGCCAGTAAATGAACTAGATCTATTTTATGAAACGACGTTAACGTATGAAAAAATAAAACAAGTAGCACGTGAAGAGAAGATAGAAATTGAAAAAACGATTCCGCTTATGGAACAGCCGCGTTTTCATTCGCAAGCATTAGCGCATTTAGAAACGCATTACGAAGCACGTCCAAATGAAAAGTTTCACGGTGAAGCAAGTGTAACGATTAGTACAGCAGCTAATTTACGAGCTGAAGTAGAAGGTGTTGCTCGTGAAATTCGTAGACTTGTGGCGGACGAAGATTATCGTTACCGTGATATTGCAGTTCTTCTTCGTAACGGGGAAAGTTATTACGATGTGATGCGAACGTTATTTACAGATTATAATATCCCGCACTTCATCGATGAAAAACGACCGATGTCACATCATCCGCTAGTAGAATGCATTCGGTCAGCACTCGAGATTATTAGCGGGAACTGGCGTTATGATGCAGTGTTTCGCTGCGTGAAAACAGAGCTTTTATATCCATTAGACGTAAGAAAAGAAGCAATGCGCGAAGAGATGGATGAGTTTGAAAACTACTGTTTAGCGTACGGTGTACAAGGGAAGAGATGGACTTCTGAGGATCCGTGGATGTACCGACGCTATCGTTCTCTTGACGATACGAATGGGATGATTACAGACAGTGAACGTGAAATGGAAGAGAAAATAAATCGATTGCGCGACGTTGTAAGAACGCCTGTTATTCGTATGCAAAAAAGACTGAAGCGTGCGGGAACAGTTATGCAAATGTGTGAAGCTGTTTACTTATTTTTAGAAGAGCTGGATGTTCCGAAAAAACTAGAAGCATTACGTATTCGTGCAGAAGAGAGCGGCGATTTCTTATTTGCGACAGATCATGAGCAAGTATGGGAAGAAGTAATGAGTCTTCTTGATACGTTTGTTGAGATGCTTGGCGAAGAGAAAATGTCACTTTCTATGTTCACAGACGTTATGTCGACAGGTCTTGAGGCGCTTCAATTCGCAAACATTCCGCCGTCATTAGACCAAGTGTTAATTGCTAACATTGATCGTTCTAGGTTATCAAATGTGAAAGCAACATTCGTCATTGGGGTAAATGAAGGTGTCATTCCAGCAGCACCTATGGATGAAGGTATGCTTTCTGATGAGGAAAGAGATGTTCTTGGTGCGGCAGGAATTGAATTAGCACCAACGACGAGACAAACTTTATTAGAAGAACAGTTCGTTATGTACCAAATGGTAACGAGAGCAACTGAGAAATTATATATTTCCTGTCCGCTCGCAGACGAAGAAGGAAAGACGTTACTTGCGTCTAGCTTTATTAAGAAAATAAAAAGAATGTTCCCTGATGTGAAAGAATCGTTTATTACGAATGACGTAAATGATTTATCACGTTCGGAACAAATTTCATACGTAGCAACGCCAGAAGTAACGTTGTCATATGTTATGCAGCAACTTCAAACGTGGAAACGATATGGATTTGAAGGGAATTTAGACTTTTGGTGGGATGTATATAATTTCTACGTCACTTCAGATGAATGGAAGCAAAAAAGTAGCCGCGTGCTATCAAGTTTATTCTACCGAAATCGTGCGCAGAAATTAAGCACAGTTGTAAGTAGAGATTTATACGGAGATACAATTAAGGGAAGCGTCTCTCGTATGGAACTATTTAACCGTTGTGCGTACGCTCATTTCGCGCAGCACGGTTTATCATTAAGAGAGCGTGATATTTTCAAATTGGATGCGCCGGATATCGGGGAATTATTCCATGCAGCGCTGAAGAGAATTGCAGACAGGCTATTACGTGAGAACCGTACTTGGGCGGATTTATCAATAAAAGAGTGTGAACATCTTTCTGCTGTAGTAATAGAAGAAATTGCACCGTTATTACAAAGACAAATTTTATTAAGTTCAAATCGTCATTTCTATTTAAAACAAAAACTACAACAAATTATTTTCCGTACGTCAATTATTCTGCGTGAACATGCGAAGTCGAGCGGTTTCGTACCAGTTGATTTAGAAGTGCCATTCGGTATGGGTGGTACAGGATCACTTCCGCCGATGGAATTCTCATTACCAAATGGTGTGAAGATGGAAGTAGTTGGTCGTATTGACCGTGTTGATAAGGCAGAAGACGAAAACGGGACATTCCTACGTATTATTGACTATAAATCAAGTTCAAAAGCGTTAGACTTAACGGAAGTGTATTACGGATTAGCTCTTCAAATGTTAACGTATTTAGATGTTGTTACTTCAAATGCACAGACGTGGATGAAAAAAGGCGGCACAGCATCACCAGCTGGTGTATTGTATTTCCACATTCATAACCCGATCGTTGAGGTGAAAGGTGACGCATCTGAAGCAGAAATTGAAAAGGAAATTTTAAAGAAATTCAAAATGAAAGGGCTCGTACTAGGAGATGCTGACGTTGTTCGTTTAATGGATAACAAACTTTCAACAGGAAGCTCAGATATTATTTCTGCTGGTTTGAAAAAAGACGGTAGCTTTAGTGCGCGTTCTAGCATTGCAAGTGAACAAGAGTTTAACGTACTCCAAAAATACGTACACCATACGTTTGAAAATATCGGAAAAGATATTACAGAAGGTGTAATCGATATTGCTCCTTACAAAAAGGGGAATAAAGCGGCGTGTACGTTCTGTAACTTCAAATCGGTTTGTCAGTTCGATGAATCACTTGAAGATAATCAATTCCGTACGTTAAAAGATATGAAAGATAGTGAAGCGATGGAGAAAATTAGAGAGGAGGTTGGCGGAGAATGA
- the addA gene encoding helicase-exonuclease AddAB subunit AddA, which yields MIENWPKKPEGSQWTDDQWKAVVANGRDILVAAAAGSGKTAVLVERIIKKIINEENPVDVDRLLVVTFTNAAAQEMKNRIGEALEKVLIDEPGSQHVRKQLSLLNKASISTIHSFCLQVIRGYYYMLDVDPRFRIANQTENELLKEEVLDDILEEEYGIEDNAIFFELVDRYTSDRSDDDLQRMILALHTESRAHPNPEKWLDKLVEAYDVEGKTIEDLVYASYLLEDVKFQIETAEAHIRKATELAMLPDGPAPRVETLQTDLALLGTLSSAARESWTSVYEAMQSVSWQTLKRIKKSDYNEDVVKQVDSLRNKAKDEVKKLQEELFSRRPESFLRDFQDMHPVLEKLVQLVKVFTERFQAMKRDKGMVDFTDLEHFCLQILSEQSEDGEMKPSAVALQYRNKFAEVLVDEYQDTNFVQESIIKFVTKDSESEGNLFMVGDVKQSIYRFRLAEPGLFLGKYKRFTQEGLDGGMKIDLAKNFRSRHEVLAGTNFIFKQIMGEEVGEIDYDADAELKLGASYPEGEDVAAELLCIQQTEEEVLDGEEGAEVEKAQLEARLMAQRIKAMVDSGYEVYDRKTDSMRPVQYRDFVILLRSMPWAPQIMEELKLQGIPVYADLATGYFEATEVNIMMNVFRVIDNPMQDIPLAAVLRSPIVGLNDEELATLRAHGKKGSFYEVMSSFLKGAPLEEEQELHDKLEWFYNLLQGWREFARQQSLSDLIWKVYGETGYYDFVGGLPAGKQRQANLRVLYDRARQYEATSFRGLFRFLRFIERILERGDDMGTARALGEQEDVVRIMTIHKSKGLEFPVVFVAGLGRRFNTQDLMKRFLLHKDFGFGSQFIDPRKRIKYTTLSQLAIKRKMKMELIAEEMRVLYVALTRAKEKLILIGTVKDATKEMEKWLDAREHSEWLLPDHIRAGASCYLDWIAPSLYRHRDSEMLLELGQGSIPNEVYGYDTSWKVEVVDGNTLLAPEPVQEEKQELLEALREKKAVPLESERKEEVYDRLMWKYGYEEATSHRAKQSVTEIKRNYQSEEGSDNAFIKKLRAPIKTRPRFMEKKGLTYAERGTAVHAVMQHVDLKKPITIEVLQEQIAGMVNKELLTFEQAEEITIEKVISFFDSDLGKRVLAAKSVEREVPFTMMLAAEEAYQDWQGKSDETILVQGVIDCMIEEEDGITLIDFKTDTIEGKFPGGFDQAKPILEERYKVQLSLYAKALEKSLQHPVKEKCLYFFDGNHVIKVEE from the coding sequence ATGATAGAAAATTGGCCTAAAAAACCAGAAGGAAGTCAATGGACAGATGACCAGTGGAAAGCCGTTGTAGCGAACGGACGTGATATTTTAGTCGCAGCAGCAGCCGGATCAGGTAAAACAGCAGTATTAGTTGAACGTATTATTAAAAAGATTATAAACGAAGAAAACCCAGTCGATGTCGACCGCCTGCTCGTTGTAACATTTACAAATGCAGCGGCGCAAGAGATGAAAAATAGAATCGGAGAAGCATTAGAAAAAGTATTAATTGATGAACCAGGATCTCAGCACGTAAGAAAGCAGCTGAGCCTATTAAATAAAGCTTCTATTTCGACGATCCATTCATTTTGTTTACAAGTCATTAGAGGATACTATTACATGCTTGATGTGGATCCTCGTTTCCGCATTGCGAATCAAACAGAAAACGAATTATTAAAAGAAGAAGTGTTAGATGACATATTAGAAGAAGAGTATGGAATTGAAGATAATGCGATATTCTTTGAACTCGTTGATCGTTATACGAGTGACCGTAGTGACGATGATTTACAGCGTATGATTTTAGCGCTTCATACAGAATCAAGAGCACATCCAAATCCGGAAAAATGGCTTGATAAATTAGTAGAGGCATACGATGTGGAAGGAAAGACAATTGAAGATTTAGTATATGCTTCGTATTTATTAGAAGATGTGAAATTCCAGATTGAAACGGCGGAAGCGCATATTCGTAAAGCGACTGAACTTGCAATGCTTCCTGACGGTCCAGCACCTCGCGTTGAAACCCTGCAAACAGACTTAGCTTTACTTGGAACGTTATCATCAGCTGCTCGTGAGTCATGGACAAGTGTGTATGAAGCGATGCAAAGTGTATCGTGGCAAACGTTAAAACGTATTAAGAAAAGTGATTACAACGAGGATGTTGTAAAACAAGTAGACTCTCTTCGTAATAAAGCGAAAGATGAAGTGAAGAAATTGCAAGAAGAGCTATTTAGCCGCAGACCTGAAAGTTTCTTACGAGATTTTCAAGATATGCATCCTGTATTAGAAAAACTCGTACAGCTTGTAAAAGTATTTACAGAGCGTTTCCAAGCGATGAAGCGAGATAAAGGCATGGTCGATTTCACAGATTTAGAGCATTTCTGTTTACAAATTTTAAGTGAACAAAGTGAAGATGGTGAAATGAAGCCATCAGCAGTAGCGCTTCAATATCGTAATAAATTTGCTGAAGTATTAGTCGATGAATATCAAGATACGAACTTCGTACAAGAATCGATTATTAAATTCGTAACGAAAGATTCAGAGAGTGAAGGAAACTTGTTCATGGTAGGTGACGTGAAGCAGTCGATTTATCGTTTCCGATTAGCAGAACCAGGACTATTCTTAGGAAAATATAAACGTTTCACGCAAGAAGGATTGGACGGCGGAATGAAAATTGATTTAGCGAAAAACTTCCGTAGTCGTCATGAAGTGCTAGCAGGCACGAACTTCATCTTCAAACAAATTATGGGCGAAGAAGTTGGGGAAATCGATTACGATGCTGACGCTGAATTAAAGCTAGGTGCTAGCTACCCAGAAGGTGAAGATGTAGCGGCTGAGCTATTATGTATTCAGCAAACCGAAGAAGAAGTACTAGACGGTGAAGAAGGTGCGGAAGTAGAAAAGGCACAGCTTGAAGCTCGTCTTATGGCGCAGCGCATTAAAGCGATGGTCGATTCAGGTTATGAAGTGTATGATCGTAAAACGGATAGTATGCGCCCTGTACAATACCGCGACTTCGTTATTTTACTTCGCTCCATGCCGTGGGCGCCGCAAATTATGGAGGAATTAAAACTGCAAGGAATTCCAGTATACGCTGATCTTGCGACTGGTTACTTTGAAGCGACAGAAGTAAATATTATGATGAACGTCTTCCGCGTTATCGATAATCCGATGCAAGATATTCCGCTTGCAGCAGTGCTTCGTTCACCGATCGTTGGATTAAATGATGAAGAACTTGCGACGCTTCGTGCTCACGGAAAGAAAGGTTCGTTTTATGAAGTAATGAGCTCATTCTTAAAAGGGGCACCACTTGAAGAAGAGCAAGAACTACATGATAAATTAGAGTGGTTCTATAACTTACTGCAAGGATGGCGTGAATTCGCGCGCCAACAGTCACTTTCTGATTTGATTTGGAAAGTGTACGGTGAGACAGGTTATTACGATTTCGTTGGCGGTTTACCAGCTGGAAAGCAAAGGCAAGCAAACCTGCGTGTACTATATGACCGCGCGAGACAGTATGAAGCAACATCATTTAGAGGGTTATTCCGCTTCTTACGCTTTATTGAGCGTATTTTAGAACGCGGTGATGATATGGGTACAGCGAGAGCTTTAGGTGAACAAGAAGACGTCGTTCGCATTATGACGATTCATAAAAGTAAAGGACTTGAGTTCCCAGTCGTATTTGTAGCTGGACTTGGTCGTCGTTTTAATACACAAGATTTAATGAAACGTTTCTTACTGCATAAAGACTTCGGTTTCGGTTCGCAGTTCATTGATCCCCGTAAACGAATTAAATATACGACATTATCGCAACTAGCAATTAAGCGTAAAATGAAAATGGAATTAATCGCGGAAGAAATGCGCGTATTATACGTAGCATTAACGCGTGCAAAAGAGAAGTTAATTTTAATCGGAACAGTGAAAGATGCAACTAAGGAAATGGAGAAATGGCTTGATGCGAGGGAGCATAGTGAATGGTTATTACCAGATCATATACGTGCCGGAGCATCTTGTTATTTAGACTGGATTGCACCTTCATTATATAGACATCGTGATAGTGAAATGCTTCTTGAATTAGGACAAGGAAGCATTCCAAATGAAGTTTATGGGTATGACACTAGCTGGAAAGTAGAAGTTGTAGACGGTAACACGTTACTTGCACCAGAGCCAGTTCAAGAAGAGAAGCAAGAGTTGTTAGAAGCACTTCGTGAGAAAAAGGCTGTTCCGTTAGAAAGTGAACGGAAAGAAGAAGTGTACGATAGATTAATGTGGAAGTACGGATATGAGGAAGCGACATCTCATCGTGCGAAGCAATCTGTTACAGAAATAAAGAGAAATTATCAATCTGAAGAAGGTAGCGATAACGCCTTTATTAAAAAACTACGTGCGCCAATTAAAACACGTCCACGCTTTATGGAGAAGAAAGGGCTAACGTACGCAGAGCGCGGAACAGCAGTCCATGCTGTTATGCAACATGTTGATTTGAAGAAGCCGATTACGATTGAAGTTCTTCAAGAGCAAATTGCTGGAATGGTGAATAAGGAATTATTAACATTTGAGCAGGCGGAAGAAATTACGATTGAAAAAGTCATTTCATTCTTTGACAGTGACCTAGGTAAAAGGGTATTAGCAGCAAAAAGTGTTGAGCGTGAAGTACCCTTTACGATGATGCTTGCAGCAGAAGAAGCATATCAAGATTGGCAAGGGAAGAGCGACGAAACGATTCTTGTCCAAGGTGTTATCGACTGTATGATTGAAGAGGAAGATGGCATCACGTTAATCGACTTTAAAACGGATACGATTGAAGGGAAGTTCCCAGGTGGATTCGATCAAGCGAAACCAATTTTAGAAGAGCGATATAAAGTGCAGCTTTCGCTATATGCAAAAGCACTCGAGAAAAGCTTACAACATCCTGTGAAAGAGAAATGTTTATACTTCTTTGATGGCAATCACGTTATAAAAGTTGAAGAATAG
- a CDS encoding spore germination protein GerPE, whose product MLHHVSVVQNVSIISLGITAVFQVGDANQMELKSRALAVHREFPCYIKDEGRLDAFEIFTDEHITIPKRSTDVKLNIVNECPFIEVKDVELRTLLNSGCFQIGNVDYAFNNSRIMQIRQYITDEPSAQ is encoded by the coding sequence ATGTTGCATCATGTGTCTGTTGTCCAAAATGTTTCTATTATTTCTTTAGGGATTACTGCCGTGTTTCAAGTGGGAGACGCAAATCAAATGGAATTAAAAAGTAGGGCTCTTGCCGTCCACAGGGAATTTCCTTGCTATATAAAAGACGAAGGTCGCTTAGATGCATTTGAAATTTTTACAGATGAACACATCACAATCCCAAAACGTTCGACAGATGTAAAACTAAACATTGTAAATGAATGTCCCTTTATTGAAGTGAAGGATGTTGAATTACGAACACTTTTAAATTCCGGTTGCTTTCAAATCGGAAATGTTGATTATGCTTTCAATAACTCTCGTATTATGCAAATCCGCCAATATATTACGGATGAACCTTCCGCTCAATAA
- a CDS encoding aspartyl-phosphate phosphatase Spo0E family protein has translation MFEQAIEKKREKMIYFAERYGMTSQKTVDCSQELDRLLNAIWHVHTDFNTNQTLDTHTQ, from the coding sequence ATGTTTGAGCAAGCGATTGAAAAAAAACGTGAAAAAATGATTTATTTTGCTGAACGCTATGGAATGACTTCTCAAAAAACAGTAGATTGTAGCCAAGAACTGGACAGGCTCTTAAATGCAATTTGGCATGTACATACGGATTTTAACACTAATCAAACACTCGATACACACACGCAATAA
- the gerPF gene encoding spore germination protein GerPF: MPSVVGNLVVQNSNGSFNLGDFYNVSPKENTKAYNGSGASNVGFVVNTFSGVSATNTFDSDVADQDQIGTA, translated from the coding sequence ATGCCTTCTGTTGTTGGAAATCTCGTCGTTCAAAACAGTAATGGCTCTTTCAATTTAGGAGATTTTTATAACGTGTCTCCGAAAGAAAACACGAAAGCGTATAATGGATCTGGAGCTTCTAACGTTGGATTTGTCGTAAATACGTTTAGTGGTGTTAGTGCAACAAATACGTTCGATTCTGATGTGGCCGATCAAGATCAGATTGGAACAGCATAA